One genomic segment of Bradyrhizobium diazoefficiens includes these proteins:
- a CDS encoding aldo/keto reductase gives MLFVEANGARIPAIGLGTWELDGRTCARVVEQALRLGYRHIDTAQVYDNEREVGDGMRASGVRRDDIFLTTKVWTNHFAPHDLERSVKESLARLRLPSVDLLLLHWPNPHVPLEETLGALSHAKRMGLTRYIGVSNFTVALMEQALALSPEPLVCNQVEYHPYLDQAKVRAACDRHGLALVAYSPIAKGRVKSDQALAEIGRTHRKTPAQICLRWLVQQNVAAIPRTSRVERLSENIEIFDFELSDDEMAEIAALASPKGRLTDFGFAPKWD, from the coding sequence ATGCTGTTCGTCGAGGCCAATGGCGCAAGGATCCCGGCGATCGGGCTCGGGACCTGGGAATTGGACGGGCGCACTTGCGCGCGCGTGGTCGAGCAGGCGCTGCGGCTCGGCTATCGTCACATCGACACTGCGCAGGTCTACGACAATGAGCGCGAGGTCGGCGACGGCATGCGGGCTTCGGGCGTGCGCCGCGACGACATCTTCCTCACCACAAAAGTCTGGACCAATCATTTCGCGCCCCACGATCTCGAGCGCTCGGTCAAGGAGAGCCTGGCGCGGCTGCGGCTTCCTTCCGTCGATCTGTTGCTGCTGCACTGGCCCAATCCGCACGTGCCGCTGGAAGAGACGCTGGGCGCGCTGTCGCATGCCAAGCGCATGGGCCTGACCCGGTACATCGGTGTCTCCAATTTCACAGTGGCGCTGATGGAGCAGGCGCTCGCGCTGTCGCCCGAGCCGCTCGTCTGCAACCAGGTCGAATATCACCCTTATCTCGACCAGGCGAAGGTGAGGGCGGCCTGCGACCGGCACGGCCTTGCGCTCGTGGCCTACAGCCCGATCGCCAAGGGCCGCGTCAAGTCCGATCAGGCCCTCGCCGAGATCGGCCGCACCCATCGCAAGACGCCGGCGCAAATCTGCCTGCGCTGGCTGGTGCAACAGAATGTCGCTGCGATTCCGCGCACATCCCGCGTCGAGCGCCTGTCGGAAAACATCGAGATCTTCGATTTCGAGCTCTCCGACGACGAGATGGCGGAGATCGCCGCGCTGGCGAGCCCGAAGGGCCGCCTAACGGATTTCGGCTTCGCGCCGAAATGGGATTGA
- a CDS encoding DUF1489 family protein → MPLHLIKLAVGCDSVKELKEWIAERMQTAKKKGLPQHHIHITRMVPKRDAEILAGGSLYWVIKGEIAAREKIIGIEPFRDKDGIGRCRIVMQPRVISVSPRPMRPFQGWRYLADDSVPADLGKSAAGSIAAMPEPMRRELRDLGLL, encoded by the coding sequence ATGCCACTTCATCTGATCAAGCTCGCCGTCGGCTGCGACTCCGTCAAGGAATTGAAGGAGTGGATCGCCGAACGGATGCAGACCGCCAAGAAGAAGGGTCTGCCCCAACACCACATCCACATCACGCGGATGGTCCCCAAGCGCGACGCCGAGATCCTGGCTGGCGGATCGCTCTACTGGGTGATCAAGGGCGAGATCGCCGCGCGCGAAAAGATCATCGGCATCGAGCCGTTCCGCGACAAGGACGGCATCGGCCGCTGCCGGATCGTGATGCAGCCGAGGGTGATCTCGGTGTCGCCGCGGCCGATGCGCCCGTTCCAGGGCTGGCGCTATCTCGCCGACGATTCCGTGCCGGCCGATCTCGGCAAGTCCGCCGCCGGCTCGATCGCGGCCATGCCGGAGCCGATGCGGCGCGAACTCCGCGACCTCGGGCTGCTCTAA
- the panC gene encoding pantoate--beta-alanine ligase, protein MSRSPLIARTVPTLRRAVDHLRKRKATIALVPTMGALHDGHVSLVRLAKRRASRVVVSIFVNPTQFAPTEDFGAYPRTWKSDIAKLAAEDVDIVWHPGVEAMYPDGFATRIVPEGPALAGLEDRFRPHFFGGVATVVGKLFTQCRPDVAIFGEKDFQQLRVVMQMARDLDLGVKVIGSRTVRERDGLAMSSRNVYLSPEERQTATTLYRAMKDSAGRIRAGEAIASATARGAETIKAAGFALDYFEARHAETLAPVTSRKDGPLRILVAAKLGTTRLIDNIAV, encoded by the coding sequence ATGTCACGAAGCCCCTTGATCGCCCGCACGGTCCCCACCCTGCGACGCGCCGTTGACCACCTTCGCAAACGAAAGGCCACGATCGCGCTGGTTCCGACCATGGGGGCACTCCATGACGGGCATGTGTCGCTGGTGCGCCTCGCCAAGCGGCGTGCCAGCCGCGTCGTGGTATCGATCTTCGTCAACCCGACCCAGTTCGCCCCGACCGAGGACTTTGGCGCCTATCCGCGCACCTGGAAGTCCGACATCGCCAAGCTCGCGGCCGAAGACGTCGACATCGTCTGGCATCCCGGCGTCGAGGCCATGTATCCGGACGGCTTTGCCACCCGCATCGTGCCGGAGGGACCGGCGCTGGCAGGCCTCGAGGACCGCTTCCGGCCGCACTTTTTCGGCGGTGTCGCCACCGTGGTCGGCAAGCTGTTCACACAGTGCCGGCCGGATGTTGCGATCTTCGGCGAGAAAGACTTTCAGCAGTTGCGGGTGGTGATGCAGATGGCGCGGGACCTCGACCTCGGCGTCAAGGTGATCGGCTCCCGCACCGTGCGCGAGCGCGACGGGCTCGCGATGTCCTCGCGGAACGTCTACCTCTCGCCCGAGGAGCGGCAGACCGCGACCACGCTCTACCGCGCCATGAAGGACAGCGCCGGGCGCATCCGCGCCGGCGAGGCCATCGCGAGCGCGACCGCGCGCGGCGCCGAGACGATCAAGGCGGCCGGATTCGCGCTCGACTATTTCGAGGCCCGCCACGCCGAGACGCTGGCCCCGGTCACCTCGCGCAAGGACGGGCCGTTGCGGATCCTGGTCGCGGCCAAGCTCGGCACCACCCGGCTGATCGACAATATCGCGGTGTGA
- a CDS encoding YidB family protein, with protein MGILDSLENNPALRSALGQLGAAVLPAVLSEVLGSNNQGGLSAIVAKLQQAGFGEQVKSWLGNGQNLPISADQLRAVLGNETVRQLAARYNIPVDQLGQILAQELPKAVDHASPDGHLPHTA; from the coding sequence ATGGGAATTCTGGATTCGCTGGAGAACAACCCGGCATTGCGCAGCGCACTCGGCCAGCTCGGCGCCGCCGTCCTGCCGGCCGTGCTGAGCGAGGTGCTCGGCAGCAACAATCAGGGCGGCCTCAGCGCAATCGTTGCAAAGCTCCAGCAGGCCGGCTTTGGCGAGCAGGTCAAATCCTGGCTCGGCAACGGCCAGAACCTGCCGATCTCGGCCGACCAGCTCCGGGCCGTGCTTGGCAACGAGACTGTCCGCCAGCTGGCCGCGCGCTACAACATTCCCGTCGACCAGCTGGGCCAGATCCTGGCTCAGGAACTGCCCAAGGCGGTGGATCACGCCAGTCCCGACGGCCATTTGCCGCACACTGCCTGA
- the mgtE gene encoding magnesium transporter, which translates to MDEHMDGASSAEASVLDHVPMRNEDGDIRHEFVEEIAHAIEAGDSAALRACVAELHEADLGDLIGALEPDDRVRLVELTGRDFDFSALNEVDESVREEILEELPPETVAEGVRELESDDAVELLETLDQADQEEILEKLPLPERVALERSLLYPENSAGRRMQTEFIAVPQEFTVGQAIDYMRETPDLPDRFYEIYVVDKDQHWQGAVPLDVLLRARRPVPLTELTDEDRRRVSVLEDQEEVARMFGKYNLVAAPVLDTHDRLVGVITVDDVVDVIEEEADEDLKALGGVTSDEELSDTFLTIARGRFNWLLVNLATAFLASSVLGLFEGQLEKMVALAVLAPIVASQGGNAATQTMTVAVRALATRELGSSNAWRVVLRETLVGLVNGLAFAVITGIAAVAWFKIPGLGIVIGLAIICNLVAGALGGILIPMALERVRADPAVASGTFVTTVTDVVGFFSFLGIATLWFGLR; encoded by the coding sequence ATGGATGAACATATGGACGGTGCCTCATCCGCCGAGGCCTCGGTACTCGACCACGTGCCGATGCGCAATGAAGACGGCGATATCCGGCACGAATTCGTCGAGGAGATTGCCCATGCGATCGAGGCTGGCGACAGCGCCGCTTTGCGCGCCTGCGTCGCCGAGCTGCACGAGGCCGATCTCGGCGATCTGATCGGCGCGCTCGAGCCTGACGACCGCGTCCGCCTCGTCGAGCTCACGGGCCGCGATTTCGACTTCTCCGCGCTGAACGAGGTCGACGAGAGCGTGCGCGAGGAGATCCTCGAGGAACTGCCGCCGGAGACGGTCGCCGAAGGCGTGCGCGAGCTCGAATCCGACGACGCGGTCGAACTGCTGGAAACCCTCGACCAGGCCGATCAGGAAGAAATCCTGGAGAAGCTGCCCTTGCCGGAGCGCGTCGCGCTCGAGCGCAGCCTGCTGTATCCGGAAAACTCCGCCGGCCGCCGGATGCAGACCGAGTTCATCGCGGTGCCGCAGGAGTTCACCGTCGGCCAGGCGATCGACTACATGCGCGAGACGCCGGATCTGCCCGACCGCTTCTACGAGATCTACGTCGTCGACAAGGACCAGCACTGGCAGGGCGCGGTGCCGCTCGACGTGCTGCTGCGCGCGCGCCGCCCGGTGCCGCTCACCGAGCTCACCGACGAGGACCGCCGCCGCGTCTCCGTCCTGGAGGACCAGGAGGAGGTGGCGCGCATGTTCGGCAAGTACAATCTCGTCGCCGCGCCCGTGCTCGACACCCACGACCGCCTCGTCGGCGTCATCACCGTCGACGACGTCGTCGACGTCATCGAGGAGGAGGCGGACGAGGACCTCAAGGCGCTCGGCGGCGTCACCAGCGACGAAGAGCTGTCGGACACGTTCCTGACCATCGCGCGTGGCCGCTTCAACTGGCTGCTGGTCAACCTCGCCACCGCCTTCCTGGCCTCCTCCGTGCTCGGCCTGTTCGAGGGCCAGCTCGAGAAGATGGTGGCGCTCGCCGTGCTGGCGCCGATCGTGGCCAGCCAGGGCGGCAATGCCGCGACCCAGACCATGACGGTGGCGGTGCGGGCGCTGGCGACCCGCGAGCTCGGCTCCTCCAACGCCTGGCGCGTCGTGCTGCGCGAGACGCTGGTCGGCCTCGTCAATGGCCTCGCCTTCGCCGTGATCACGGGCATTGCCGCAGTGGCCTGGTTCAAGATCCCCGGCCTCGGCATCGTCATCGGGCTCGCCATCATCTGCAACCTCGTCGCCGGCGCGCTCGGCGGCATCCTGATTCCGATGGCGCTCGAACGTGTCAGGGCGGATCCGGCGGTGGCGTCAGGCACGTTCGTCACCACGGTGACCGACGTCGTCGGCTTCTTCTCCTTCCTCGGCATCGCGACGCTTTGGTTCGGGTTGAGGTAG
- a CDS encoding VWA domain-containing protein, whose translation MSGEPMKPRGGDAVSGQADGALPQATTSTSEDIAAFVAKARMLSPHAPGAKGRLIFALDATMSRQPTWDMACALQADMFREAAALGSLDIRLVYYRGLNECRATGWISDSGKLATLMSKIDCRGGDTQISKVLSEARREAVASGVRAVVFVGDAMEERIDELCAKAGELGMLKVPVFLFQEGDDAVAERAFREIARLTGGAWCRFDPGAAAQLRELLRAAAAYAVGGREALLKLAEGTSGAARLIGQMK comes from the coding sequence ATGTCGGGCGAACCGATGAAACCGCGTGGTGGTGATGCCGTCTCGGGGCAGGCGGACGGTGCGCTGCCGCAGGCCACGACGTCGACTTCGGAGGACATCGCCGCCTTCGTCGCCAAGGCGCGCATGTTGTCGCCGCATGCGCCGGGCGCGAAGGGGCGGCTGATCTTCGCTTTGGATGCGACGATGAGCCGGCAGCCGACCTGGGACATGGCGTGCGCGCTCCAGGCCGACATGTTCCGCGAGGCGGCGGCGCTCGGCAGCCTCGACATCCGGCTCGTCTATTATCGTGGCCTCAACGAATGCCGCGCCACGGGATGGATCTCCGACAGCGGCAAGCTCGCGACGCTGATGAGCAAGATCGATTGCCGCGGCGGCGACACCCAGATCAGCAAGGTGCTGAGCGAGGCCCGCCGCGAGGCGGTTGCCTCCGGCGTGCGGGCCGTCGTCTTCGTCGGCGACGCCATGGAGGAGCGCATCGACGAGCTCTGTGCCAAGGCCGGCGAACTCGGCATGCTCAAGGTGCCGGTGTTCCTGTTTCAGGAAGGCGATGACGCCGTGGCCGAGCGGGCGTTTCGCGAGATCGCTCGCCTGACCGGCGGCGCCTGGTGCCGGTTCGATCCCGGCGCGGCGGCGCAGCTGCGCGAGCTGCTGCGCGCAGCCGCGGCCTACGCGGTCGGCGGCCGCGAGGCGCTGTTGAAATTGGCAGAGGGCACGAGCGGCGCGGCCAGGCTGATCGGCCAGATGAAGTAG
- a CDS encoding division plane positioning ATPase MipZ, producing the protein MLVQASQGQSGSAHVVVLGNEKGGSGKSTTALHIAVALLKAGQRVATIDLDCRQQSFTRYIGNRSAWARRTKLDLELPVHRCIKLGETMQIAENENSEFQQFMEAVSAVESSFDFIVIDTPGTDSYLMRLAHSMADTLVTPINDSFLDFDVLGTVDPTNYAVTGESHYAEMVRDVRRKRRQLDGATTDWIVVRNRLSMLGSRNKQLVADGLKDLSLRLGFRYVDGFAERVVYREFFPRGLTALDEIDEATLGMRPNLGHLTAREEVTSLLRQLKLPLDERGRRRAANRAEWFNQVDKPLEVHDILGA; encoded by the coding sequence ATGCTTGTGCAAGCCAGCCAAGGCCAATCCGGCTCGGCGCATGTGGTCGTGCTCGGCAATGAAAAGGGCGGCTCCGGCAAGTCGACCACCGCCTTGCACATCGCCGTTGCGCTGCTGAAGGCCGGCCAGCGCGTTGCCACCATCGACCTCGACTGCCGTCAGCAAAGCTTTACCCGCTACATCGGCAACCGCTCCGCCTGGGCGCGCCGCACCAAGCTCGACCTGGAGCTTCCGGTGCATCGCTGCATCAAGCTCGGCGAGACCATGCAGATCGCCGAGAACGAGAATTCCGAGTTCCAGCAGTTCATGGAGGCGGTCTCGGCGGTCGAGAGTAGCTTCGACTTCATCGTTATCGATACGCCCGGCACCGACAGCTACCTGATGCGCCTCGCACACTCGATGGCGGACACGCTGGTGACGCCGATCAACGACAGCTTTCTCGACTTCGACGTGCTCGGCACCGTCGATCCCACCAATTACGCGGTGACGGGCGAGAGCCATTACGCCGAGATGGTGCGCGACGTCAGGCGCAAACGCCGCCAGCTCGACGGCGCGACCACCGACTGGATCGTCGTGCGCAACCGCCTGTCGATGCTCGGCTCCCGCAACAAGCAGCTCGTCGCCGACGGCTTGAAGGATCTGTCGCTGCGACTCGGCTTCCGCTACGTCGACGGCTTCGCCGAACGCGTCGTGTATCGCGAATTCTTCCCGCGCGGCCTGACCGCTCTCGACGAGATCGACGAGGCCACGCTCGGCATGCGGCCCAATCTCGGCCATCTCACCGCGCGGGAGGAGGTGACGAGCCTGCTCCGCCAGCTCAAACTGCCCCTCGACGAGCGCGGCCGCCGTCGTGCGGCAAATCGCGCCGAGTGGTTCAATCAGGTCGACAAGCCGCTCGAGGTCCACGACATCCTCGGCGCCTGA
- a CDS encoding DUF599 domain-containing protein, with protein MSRHWVDITAVGFFIIEWLAYALTLEHSAYGRDSLSARMNRYREVWVRRLLDRDTRMVDMQIMASLQNGTAFFASTSLFALGGALALLHATNDAITILSKLPIDLSTSPAMWELKCVGLVLICVYAFFKFAWAYRLFNYVAILFGGMPPASQAGTPEAEAHVIRTTRLFESAGRHFNRGQRAFFFALGYLGWFVSPWVLFVSTAAVVIVTWRRQFASSAWTAMAPEVADGDEGRKRGH; from the coding sequence ATGAGCAGGCACTGGGTCGACATCACCGCCGTCGGCTTCTTCATCATCGAATGGCTGGCCTATGCGCTGACGCTGGAGCATTCGGCTTACGGCCGCGACAGCCTGTCGGCACGCATGAACCGCTACCGCGAGGTCTGGGTGCGCCGGCTGCTCGACCGCGACACGCGCATGGTCGACATGCAGATCATGGCCTCGCTCCAGAACGGCACTGCCTTCTTCGCCTCCACCAGTCTGTTCGCGCTCGGCGGCGCGCTGGCTCTGCTGCATGCCACCAACGACGCCATCACGATCCTGAGCAAGCTGCCGATCGATCTCAGCACTTCGCCCGCAATGTGGGAGCTGAAATGTGTCGGCCTCGTGCTGATCTGCGTCTACGCCTTCTTCAAATTTGCCTGGGCCTATCGCCTCTTCAACTATGTCGCGATCCTGTTCGGCGGCATGCCGCCGGCCTCGCAGGCCGGCACACCTGAAGCCGAAGCCCATGTCATCCGCACCACGCGCTTGTTCGAATCCGCCGGCCGCCATTTCAACCGCGGCCAGCGCGCGTTCTTCTTCGCGCTCGGCTATCTCGGTTGGTTCGTCAGCCCGTGGGTGCTGTTCGTGAGCACCGCGGCGGTGGTGATCGTGACTTGGCGGCGGCAGTTCGCGTCCAGTGCCTGGACGGCGATGGCGCCGGAGGTGGCGGACGGTGATGAGGGGCGGAAGCGCGGTCATTAA
- a CDS encoding helix-turn-helix domain-containing protein, with amino-acid sequence MDMRLRLKADGRIVELRDGQEFPVQPAANAVPADTNSLAVRDLRRRACLTQMEFAAKLGVPVETIRNWEQGKRAPRGPARALLAVIAHAPDTVFQALAKA; translated from the coding sequence ATGGATATGCGGTTGCGGCTGAAGGCGGACGGGCGGATCGTCGAGTTGCGGGATGGGCAGGAATTTCCGGTCCAGCCGGCGGCCAATGCTGTGCCGGCCGACACCAACTCGCTCGCCGTGCGCGATTTGCGTCGCCGCGCTTGTCTGACCCAGATGGAGTTTGCTGCAAAACTCGGCGTTCCCGTCGAGACCATCCGCAACTGGGAGCAGGGCAAGCGCGCCCCGCGGGGGCCGGCCCGGGCGCTGCTCGCGGTGATCGCGCACGCGCCCGACACGGTGTTCCAGGCGCTCGCCAAGGCTTGA
- a CDS encoding alpha/beta fold hydrolase: MKRGIAVLVAVSALCGIAYFTASKWAIKHETITFYDASRDNRPVPVDIAIRRDKEMQANAGMITLPVAVINHGNTVKNTEYGFLANIFAARGYLVVSPQHDLPTDPPMVTKPGELYVGRLPQILRGVANIHLAMQEMKKVQPNADYEKVTMVGHSMGGDITMYFAKQYPDQVKKVVTLDNLRVPFVTAGKFKILSFRSKDPQFKTDPGVIPTEEECEKAGIQVVKTEFQHNDMRDTGPDDAKNSIQSMLDKFLSSTDSEVAPVDTQSSPPKILEPGPVALMAPAKS, encoded by the coding sequence ATGAAGCGTGGAATTGCCGTTCTGGTTGCGGTCAGTGCCCTCTGCGGCATCGCCTATTTCACGGCGAGCAAGTGGGCGATCAAGCACGAGACCATCACCTTCTACGACGCTTCGCGCGACAACCGTCCGGTGCCCGTCGATATCGCGATCCGTCGCGACAAGGAAATGCAGGCCAATGCCGGCATGATCACGCTGCCGGTCGCCGTGATCAATCACGGCAACACCGTCAAGAACACCGAGTATGGCTTCCTCGCCAACATCTTCGCGGCGCGCGGCTATCTCGTCGTCAGCCCGCAGCATGACCTGCCGACCGACCCTCCGATGGTGACCAAGCCCGGTGAGCTCTATGTCGGCCGGCTGCCGCAGATCCTGCGCGGCGTCGCCAACATCCATCTGGCGATGCAGGAGATGAAGAAGGTTCAGCCCAACGCCGACTACGAAAAGGTGACGATGGTCGGCCACTCCATGGGCGGCGACATCACGATGTACTTCGCCAAGCAGTATCCGGATCAGGTCAAGAAGGTCGTCACGCTCGACAATCTCCGCGTGCCCTTCGTCACCGCCGGCAAATTCAAGATCCTGTCGTTCCGTTCCAAGGATCCGCAATTCAAGACCGATCCAGGCGTGATCCCCACCGAGGAGGAGTGCGAGAAGGCCGGCATCCAGGTCGTGAAGACCGAATTCCAGCATAACGATATGCGCGACACCGGTCCGGACGACGCCAAGAACTCGATTCAGAGCATGCTCGACAAGTTCCTGAGCTCGACTGACAGCGAGGTGGCGCCGGTCGACACGCAATCGTCCCCGCCCAAGATTCTCGAGCCCGGTCCGGTCGCTCTGATGGCGCCTGCCAAGAGCTGA
- a CDS encoding glutathione S-transferase family protein, protein MAALKLAIGNKNYSSWSMRPWLALRANDIPFVETVIPLYTDNPADKEQILSFSRAGKVPVLVDGDITVWDSLSIIEYIAERYPEKKLWPDDVAARAHARSVCAEMHSGFMALRTECGMNLHRPVRPVTLSADAKANVARVQDIWRECRARYGAGGPYLFGRFGAADAMYAPVVHRFRTYAIEVTPETRAYMDTMIALPAFQEWTRDGIAETLVIEKFETV, encoded by the coding sequence ATGGCAGCGCTGAAACTCGCGATCGGCAACAAGAACTACTCGTCATGGTCGATGCGGCCCTGGCTCGCGCTCCGCGCCAACGACATCCCGTTCGTGGAGACCGTGATCCCGCTCTACACCGACAATCCCGCGGACAAGGAGCAGATCCTGTCCTTCAGCCGCGCCGGCAAGGTGCCGGTGCTGGTCGACGGCGACATCACGGTGTGGGACTCGCTCAGCATCATCGAATACATCGCCGAGCGCTACCCGGAGAAGAAGCTGTGGCCCGACGACGTCGCGGCCCGCGCCCATGCCCGTTCGGTGTGCGCCGAGATGCATTCCGGCTTCATGGCCCTGCGCACCGAATGCGGCATGAACCTGCACCGGCCCGTGCGGCCTGTGACGCTGTCGGCGGACGCCAAGGCCAATGTGGCGCGCGTGCAGGATATCTGGCGCGAGTGCCGGGCGCGCTATGGCGCCGGCGGACCGTACCTGTTCGGCCGCTTCGGTGCGGCGGATGCGATGTATGCCCCGGTCGTGCATCGTTTCCGCACCTACGCCATCGAGGTCACGCCGGAGACCAGGGCCTACATGGACACGATGATCGCACTGCCGGCGTTCCAGGAATGGACGCGCGATGGCATCGCCGAAACGCTCGTCATCGAAAAGTTCGAGACTGTGTAA
- a CDS encoding DnaJ domain-containing protein: MTLIAGAVAIITLYLLLQMFRSANPAVLARTIKFGGGVFALAVAAFTGLRGELAVAIPLGIMGAGLLGWTPLANAGFGSGLFGVGARPTGQASRVRSQFLDMRLDHDSGQLAGQIVAGPHAGRNLDEFDLAGLLAMAPAFDAESVALLESYLDRRFPAWRQNAQGDTAGRQRRTAAGGKMTAEEAYQILGLQPGAGREDISRAHKSLMKKLHPDQGGSTYLAARVNEAKDTLLRTHNG; encoded by the coding sequence ATGACCCTGATCGCCGGCGCCGTCGCCATTATCACGCTCTATCTGCTGCTCCAGATGTTCCGCTCCGCCAATCCGGCGGTGCTGGCGCGTACCATCAAATTTGGCGGCGGCGTCTTCGCGCTGGCGGTCGCGGCCTTCACGGGCCTGCGGGGCGAACTAGCGGTGGCGATCCCGCTCGGAATCATGGGGGCCGGGCTGCTGGGCTGGACGCCGCTGGCGAATGCCGGCTTCGGCAGTGGGCTGTTTGGCGTCGGCGCGCGCCCGACCGGTCAGGCCTCGCGCGTGCGCTCGCAATTCCTGGACATGCGGCTCGACCACGATTCCGGCCAGCTCGCGGGTCAGATCGTCGCCGGGCCTCATGCCGGGCGCAATCTCGACGAGTTCGATCTCGCCGGCCTTTTGGCGATGGCTCCGGCGTTCGACGCCGAGAGCGTGGCGTTACTTGAAAGCTATCTGGACCGCCGGTTTCCCGCTTGGCGTCAGAACGCGCAGGGCGATACGGCAGGGCGGCAGCGCCGCACGGCGGCGGGCGGCAAAATGACGGCGGAGGAAGCCTATCAGATCCTTGGCTTGCAGCCGGGGGCGGGGCGCGAGGACATCAGCAGGGCTCACAAGTCCCTGATGAAGAAACTCCATCCCGACCAGGGGGGCTCGACGTATCTCGCTGCCCGTGTAAACGAGGCCAAGGATACTCTGCTTCGCACGCATAACGGCTAA
- a CDS encoding IS110 family transposase, translated as MNGKQVIGVDIGKSYLDAAIEGRHRVQRYDNDAAGVAALIEHFDPARDIVVFERTGGWERNLEAALADRAITWAVVHSQGVKAFRQAQGIKAKTDRIDARLLRDYGRDRLEAGKLRPGHREDVTLACLMARQRQLKAMRHAESCRLATAALEAVRSSIERMIADLDMALAAIATELVRHETEHVDLAFREEVLCGQIGVAEQTARGLLAELPELGRLGSKAITALGGLAPRVHESGSLRKRRGLAPGRTSIKVILFNPARTAMRFDPQIKEFCGRLRARGKPGKVIMVAVMRKMLVRLNAQMRDAMARASTAAAVH; from the coding sequence ATGAACGGCAAGCAGGTTATTGGTGTCGACATCGGCAAATCGTATCTCGATGCAGCGATCGAAGGCCGTCACCGTGTGCAGCGGTACGACAACGACGCGGCCGGCGTTGCCGCGCTGATCGAGCATTTTGACCCGGCCCGGGATATCGTGGTGTTCGAGCGCACTGGCGGCTGGGAGCGAAACCTGGAAGCAGCACTGGCGGACAGGGCCATCACGTGGGCCGTCGTTCACTCGCAAGGCGTGAAAGCCTTCCGCCAGGCACAAGGGATCAAGGCAAAAACCGATCGGATCGACGCGCGGCTGCTGCGTGACTATGGCCGCGACCGGCTCGAGGCCGGCAAGTTGCGGCCTGGGCACAGGGAAGACGTGACGCTGGCTTGTCTGATGGCGCGGCAGCGGCAGCTCAAGGCCATGCGGCACGCGGAGAGTTGCCGCCTGGCCACTGCGGCACTGGAAGCGGTCCGCAGTTCGATCGAGCGTATGATTGCCGATCTTGACATGGCGCTCGCAGCGATAGCGACCGAGCTCGTCCGACACGAGACTGAGCATGTGGACTTGGCCTTCAGAGAGGAGGTTCTATGTGGCCAGATTGGTGTTGCCGAACAGACCGCGCGCGGGCTCTTGGCGGAGTTGCCCGAACTCGGCAGGCTCGGCAGCAAGGCGATTACTGCGCTTGGCGGACTGGCCCCGCGCGTTCATGAGAGCGGAAGCCTTCGCAAGCGCCGGGGACTGGCGCCCGGGCGTACGTCCATCAAGGTGATCCTGTTCAATCCGGCGCGTACGGCCATGCGGTTCGACCCACAGATTAAGGAGTTCTGTGGTCGGCTACGGGCACGAGGCAAGCCCGGCAAGGTGATCATGGTCGCCGTGATGCGCAAAATGCTGGTACGGCTAAATGCTCAAATGCGGGACGCAATGGCCCGGGCTTCAACCGCAGCCGCGGTGCATTGA